The Acetomicrobium flavidum genome window below encodes:
- a CDS encoding recombinase family protein, translated as MPTTKIKTKAHPRLRQFRIYGYLRVSTIDQDTEKNKADILSFANSKGFLGQVEFVEEKISGLKSWKKRKLKDLVESMSEGDILIVPELSRLGRSLVEVLEVLNELKDKGVKVFSVKENFQLNGDDIQSKVMRTMLGLFAEIERDLISARTKEGLAAAKASGKRLGRPKGPGKSKLDKFKPEIVALLKNGSKKIFIAERYGVTPATLTNWLKRHGLDKLTPTP; from the coding sequence ATGCCTACTACCAAGATTAAGACGAAGGCTCACCCGAGGCTAAGGCAATTTAGAATTTACGGCTACTTAAGAGTTTCAACGATTGACCAGGACACGGAAAAAAATAAGGCTGATATATTATCCTTTGCCAATTCAAAGGGATTCTTGGGGCAGGTTGAATTTGTGGAGGAGAAAATCTCAGGCTTAAAATCCTGGAAAAAAAGAAAGTTGAAAGATTTGGTAGAATCAATGTCAGAGGGTGACATCCTTATTGTCCCTGAATTGTCCAGGCTAGGACGTTCCCTAGTTGAGGTTTTAGAAGTCTTAAACGAATTAAAGGATAAAGGAGTTAAAGTTTTTTCTGTCAAAGAAAACTTCCAGCTAAACGGGGACGATATACAATCAAAAGTTATGCGGACAATGTTAGGTCTGTTTGCTGAAATAGAAAGGGATTTAATATCTGCAAGGACAAAGGAAGGACTGGCCGCAGCTAAAGCATCTGGAAAACGGCTAGGCAGGCCCAAAGGCCCTGGCAAGTCAAAGCTGGATAAGTTCAAGCCGGAAATCGTTGCATTGCTAAAGAACGGCTCAAAAAAGATTTTCATAGCAGAACGCTATGGCGTTACCCCGGCTACCCTGACTAACTGGCTGAAGAGGCACGGCCTGGACAAATTGACGCCTACACCGTAA
- a CDS encoding DEAD/DEAH box helicase family protein: MSNGSTQYQKLENRLLLLSWLNSLLGYEKNRELLEDMKQAEEGFDAQGRSHIYYRLISRGSKLKISADDLARYDDNIRAHLAVINACRTQPITLRYFQYLAALYTEIVLDRLFNHKAQLLADLNAFVCQRNAKKLPSEPQDEPFTETDLTKLAYWMATGSGKTLILHLNYYQFLHYNKEPLDNILLVTPNEGLSEQHLAELAASGIPARRFDLNHGGLWSDSKHTVQVIEITKLVEEKRGGGVSVPVEAFEGRNLIFVDEGHKGSGGEAWRKYRDALGETGFTFEYSATFGQALSAARNDPLTAEYGKAIVFDYSYRYFYGDGYGKDFRILNLQDETDEAKTDLLLLGNLLSFYEQQCLFDEQAEILRPYNLEKPLWVFVGSTVNAVYSENKQKRSDVLTVVRFLHRVLANRDWAVKGIEELLAGKSGLVTPDGIDLFAGRFPYVRETGLTAEALYDDILRRVFHSPAGGGLHVCDIKSAAGELGLRASGAEEYFGLIYIGDTAEFKKLVEADGAGITLEEDAIASSLFTDINHPDTPVNILIGAKKFMEGWNSWRVSNMGLLNIGRREGSQIIQLFGRGVRLRGKNHSLKRSAALPGNHPPYIKLLETLNIFAVRANYMAQFRDYLEREGVETEPLVELPLPIWTNEQMLQRGLVLPRPESGRDFATETILLLTPDENIRLRVDLSVKVQVLESGAVGLQDARAQSEYKATTIPSESLTLVDWEQAYLELLDYKARKGWSNLVIRPETLRAILEKVPYTLKASEAVFRPRTFTDRTRLQEAVTAILRKYLDTFYRRAHERWDSQNLIYRPLDLDDPNLALKRPSVQEKRAAYIVRVPHSHRDIVTAIERLCEDMDKLIKEENSGLPRLYFDRSIYLPLLLKKGSVLTADPPLLEESEERFVRDLKDYWEAEKDKSLAGKEIFLLRNLSRGKGVGFFEESGFYPDFILWIVDEKKQRIVFIEPHGMLHAKAYEHDEKASLWERLRELGKEVGRRSGRQDITLDSFIISATPYDDLYKRYDDGSWDRDKFAQHHILFQERNQDYDYLRKIFHGYCINQQISGLK; this comes from the coding sequence ATGAGCAACGGGTCAACCCAATACCAAAAACTCGAAAACCGCCTCCTCCTGCTTTCCTGGCTCAACAGCCTGTTGGGTTATGAGAAAAACCGTGAACTGCTGGAGGACATGAAACAGGCTGAGGAAGGTTTTGATGCGCAGGGGCGCAGCCATATTTACTACCGCCTCATCTCGCGCGGCAGCAAGCTCAAAATCTCTGCCGATGACCTTGCACGCTATGACGACAATATTCGCGCGCACCTAGCAGTCATTAACGCCTGCCGCACCCAGCCCATTACCCTCCGCTATTTTCAATACCTGGCAGCGCTGTACACGGAAATCGTCCTCGACCGCCTGTTCAACCACAAAGCGCAACTCCTGGCTGATCTGAACGCCTTTGTGTGCCAGCGCAACGCAAAGAAATTGCCCAGCGAGCCGCAGGACGAGCCCTTCACCGAAACCGACCTGACCAAGCTGGCTTACTGGATGGCTACAGGTAGCGGCAAGACGCTGATTCTGCATCTTAACTACTATCAATTCCTGCACTACAACAAGGAGCCGCTCGATAACATCCTTCTGGTCACGCCCAACGAGGGCCTGAGTGAGCAGCACCTGGCCGAACTTGCCGCTTCCGGTATTCCCGCCCGCCGCTTCGATCTCAACCACGGCGGCTTGTGGAGCGACAGTAAACACACCGTGCAGGTTATCGAAATCACTAAACTTGTTGAAGAAAAGCGCGGTGGTGGGGTTAGCGTGCCGGTAGAGGCATTCGAGGGCCGTAATCTGATCTTTGTGGACGAAGGGCACAAAGGCTCCGGCGGCGAAGCTTGGCGCAAGTACCGCGATGCACTTGGCGAAACAGGTTTCACCTTTGAATACAGCGCAACCTTTGGGCAAGCTCTCTCGGCGGCGCGCAACGATCCGCTTACTGCCGAATACGGCAAGGCCATCGTCTTTGATTACTCCTACCGGTACTTTTACGGGGATGGCTACGGCAAGGACTTTCGTATCCTCAACCTGCAGGATGAGACCGACGAGGCCAAAACCGATCTGCTCCTTCTGGGCAACCTGCTCTCCTTCTATGAGCAACAGTGCCTGTTTGATGAACAAGCCGAGATCCTGCGTCCATACAATTTGGAAAAGCCGCTCTGGGTGTTTGTCGGTAGCACGGTCAACGCTGTCTATAGCGAGAACAAACAGAAGCGCAGCGATGTGCTAACTGTGGTGCGTTTTCTCCATCGAGTGCTGGCAAACCGCGACTGGGCGGTCAAAGGCATCGAAGAACTCCTGGCGGGAAAAAGCGGTCTCGTTACGCCAGATGGGATAGACCTGTTCGCCGGGCGCTTCCCGTACGTGCGTGAAACTGGCCTTACCGCCGAAGCCCTATACGATGACATCCTGCGGCGGGTCTTTCACTCCCCGGCCGGTGGCGGTCTGCACGTGTGCGACATTAAAAGTGCCGCTGGCGAGCTGGGGTTAAGGGCATCCGGCGCCGAGGAGTATTTCGGTCTCATCTACATTGGCGACACCGCGGAATTCAAAAAACTGGTGGAAGCCGATGGCGCCGGCATCACACTGGAGGAAGACGCTATCGCCTCCTCGCTCTTTACGGATATCAACCACCCCGACACGCCGGTTAATATTCTTATTGGTGCCAAGAAATTCATGGAAGGCTGGAATTCCTGGCGCGTCTCCAACATGGGACTTCTCAACATTGGACGACGGGAAGGTTCACAAATCATCCAACTCTTCGGGCGCGGTGTACGCTTGCGCGGGAAAAACCATTCTCTAAAGCGTAGTGCTGCCCTTCCGGGCAATCATCCACCGTATATCAAACTGCTGGAGACACTCAACATCTTTGCTGTGCGCGCTAATTATATGGCTCAATTCCGTGATTATCTTGAACGAGAAGGGGTAGAGACCGAGCCGCTGGTTGAACTACCGCTCCCTATATGGACCAACGAACAGATGCTTCAGCGCGGGCTGGTGCTACCGCGTCCTGAGAGCGGCCGTGACTTTGCTACCGAGACGATACTCCTGCTCACCCCTGATGAAAACATCCGCCTGAGGGTGGATTTATCGGTCAAAGTGCAGGTACTGGAAAGCGGCGCGGTGGGCCTGCAGGACGCTCGCGCCCAAAGCGAATATAAGGCGACCACTATCCCGTCAGAAAGTCTGACATTGGTGGATTGGGAACAGGCCTACCTCGAGCTGCTAGACTACAAGGCGCGCAAGGGCTGGAGCAACCTGGTCATTCGTCCCGAAACCCTGCGCGCTATCCTAGAAAAAGTTCCCTATACTCTGAAGGCAAGTGAAGCCGTGTTCCGTCCTCGTACCTTCACTGACCGCACCCGTTTGCAAGAAGCGGTCACAGCCATTCTGCGCAAGTACCTGGACACCTTCTACCGCCGAGCTCACGAGCGCTGGGACAGCCAAAACTTGATCTATCGCCCCCTTGACCTTGATGATCCCAACTTGGCTCTCAAACGTCCGAGTGTGCAGGAAAAAAGAGCCGCCTACATCGTGCGCGTACCCCATTCACACAGAGACATAGTTACCGCCATCGAAAGACTATGCGAAGATATGGATAAACTTATTAAAGAAGAAAACAGTGGCTTGCCACGCCTCTACTTCGACCGGAGCATCTATCTGCCTCTGCTTCTCAAAAAAGGCAGTGTGCTCACCGCTGACCCACCGCTGCTGGAAGAGAGTGAAGAACGCTTCGTCCGTGACCTGAAGGACTACTGGGAGGCTGAAAAGGATAAGTCGCTGGCGGGAAAGGAAATCTTCCTCCTGCGAAACTTGAGCAGAGGAAAGGGCGTGGGTTTCTTTGAAGAGAGCGGTTTCTACCCTGACTTTATCTTGTGGATTGTGGATGAGAAAAAACAGCGCATCGTCTTTATCGAGCCGCACGGCATGTTACACGCTAAGGCTTACGAGCACGATGAAAAAGCCAGTCTGTGGGAGCGCTTACGCGAGCTAGGAAAGGAGGTAGGGCGAAGAAGCGGTCGACAGGATA
- a CDS encoding site-specific DNA-methyltransferase has product MSTPQTKFQQLLRELFQFDCADLDFGIYRIMNFKRAIIERFISEDLPRLVNDELNKGALAAQSQATQELDAARKKVLEALGEDALDADGNLAEKYRETKAGREYLVAQERARYAKGRHALETAIYNHLYSFFSRYWQDGDFISKRRYSKKERYAIPYNGEEVYLYWANHDQYYVKTGEHFTDYTWKAPNGVTVHFKLKTADVEQNNIKGEKRFFLPRLDEITWDASASTLTIPFEFRPLNQEEQNTYGKRNQQEAIIAEALEKISKRLLKNAPEALAALIAEKHRTDGTAVTLLEHHLRQYTRRNTSDFFIHKDLKGFLSRELDFYLKNEVLNLEEMEAAGEGLAEGWFQLMRLIKRIGLIIIEFLAQIENFQKMLWEKKKFITETFCVVAVGNIPEAFYEEIAVCDAQWKEWEEMLRLDALPQDMFSGDRVTPEGRVVFLKTHPSLPLDTRHFTPDFTNRLLASFDDLDEMTDGLLVHSENWQALNLLQEKYREQVKCIHIDPPYNTATSGFLYKNDYQHSSWLAMMWDRLSIASTLLTDEGHFLCHIDENEFERLGLLFDCSGIPDAGTVIWDKRNPMTAGRGIATQHEYIIWRSAINRSIYQRNVSIQAMLRTAQSIIAKHGGVTDEARREYTEWVRKNPRLTGGEKAYCYLDEQGRIYQSVSLRAPEPRTDPKFFQPLIHPITGKPCPVPPNGFSRTPETLRAMVERGEILFGPDETTQPRQKRFLTQDSQMQMRSVIQDAKRGKGDLEPLGLDFPYCHPVSLYEELVAAAAPEDSDLILDYFAGSGTTGHAVINLNREDGGRRKFILVEMADYFDTVLLPRLKKVTFSPEWKDGKPKRVATAEEAERGPRIIKVIRLESYEDALNNLSFDESGGQVAMRFEDYLLKYMLRWEARKSETLLNVEKISKPFDYCLHIYRDGETRVQKVDLPETFNYLIGLDVAKRQLLDNNGRYYLIYRGATREGKRTVVIWRETAGWTEEDYKRDRDFVAKHKFTEGADVIYVNGDSLIPGAQALEGVFKAKMFAGVEG; this is encoded by the coding sequence ATGAGCACTCCTCAGACAAAATTCCAACAACTTCTGCGTGAGCTATTTCAATTTGATTGCGCTGACCTGGATTTTGGCATCTATCGCATCATGAACTTCAAGCGGGCAATCATCGAGCGCTTTATCTCCGAGGACCTGCCGCGCTTGGTGAACGATGAGCTAAACAAGGGGGCACTGGCTGCGCAAAGTCAAGCTACACAAGAGCTGGATGCTGCCCGGAAAAAGGTGCTGGAAGCGCTGGGCGAAGATGCCCTCGATGCTGATGGCAACTTAGCCGAGAAATACCGTGAGACAAAGGCAGGAAGAGAATATCTTGTTGCGCAGGAACGGGCTAGATACGCAAAGGGCCGTCATGCTCTGGAGACGGCTATCTACAACCATCTTTATTCCTTTTTCAGCCGCTACTGGCAGGACGGCGACTTCATTTCCAAGCGCCGTTACTCCAAAAAGGAACGCTATGCCATTCCCTACAATGGTGAGGAAGTCTATCTCTACTGGGCCAACCACGACCAGTATTACGTCAAGACCGGTGAGCACTTCACAGATTATACATGGAAGGCTCCCAATGGCGTGACTGTACACTTCAAGCTAAAGACTGCCGACGTGGAACAGAATAACATCAAGGGTGAAAAGCGCTTCTTTCTACCGAGATTGGACGAAATCACCTGGGACGCCAGCGCAAGCACCCTTACCATTCCCTTCGAGTTCCGCCCGCTTAACCAGGAAGAGCAGAATACCTACGGCAAGAGGAACCAGCAGGAGGCCATTATTGCCGAAGCGCTGGAAAAGATTTCAAAGCGTCTGCTCAAGAACGCCCCTGAGGCTTTGGCAGCATTGATTGCCGAAAAGCACCGCACCGACGGGACGGCAGTAACCCTGCTGGAACACCACCTGCGCCAGTACACCCGGCGCAACACCAGCGACTTTTTCATCCACAAGGATTTAAAAGGCTTCTTATCGCGGGAACTGGACTTTTACCTGAAAAACGAGGTGCTCAACTTGGAGGAGATGGAAGCCGCGGGCGAGGGGCTGGCCGAGGGTTGGTTCCAACTCATGCGTCTGATCAAGCGCATCGGCCTAATCATCATTGAGTTCCTGGCACAGATAGAAAACTTCCAGAAAATGCTCTGGGAAAAGAAGAAATTCATCACCGAGACTTTTTGCGTCGTCGCCGTGGGCAATATTCCGGAAGCGTTCTATGAAGAGATTGCCGTCTGTGACGCCCAGTGGAAGGAATGGGAGGAGATGCTGCGGTTGGATGCCCTGCCCCAGGACATGTTTTCAGGGGACCGGGTAACACCGGAGGGCAGAGTGGTGTTCCTGAAGACCCATCCTTCCCTGCCGCTGGATACCCGTCACTTTACTCCAGATTTCACCAACCGCCTGTTGGCGAGTTTTGACGATTTGGATGAGATGACTGATGGTCTCTTGGTACACTCCGAAAACTGGCAGGCGCTCAACCTGCTCCAGGAGAAGTATCGTGAGCAGGTGAAGTGTATTCATATTGATCCACCGTACAATACCGCGACGAGTGGATTCCTCTACAAGAATGATTATCAGCACTCAAGTTGGTTGGCAATGATGTGGGATCGGCTATCAATTGCTAGCACGCTGTTGACGGATGAAGGTCATTTTCTCTGCCATATTGATGAAAATGAGTTTGAACGGCTTGGGCTTCTCTTTGATTGTTCTGGAATTCCTGACGCTGGTACGGTTATTTGGGACAAACGCAATCCGATGACTGCAGGACGTGGCATTGCTACTCAACATGAATACATTATCTGGAGATCCGCAATCAATAGATCCATTTATCAGCGAAATGTCAGCATCCAAGCAATGCTGCGCACAGCACAATCAATCATCGCGAAGCATGGTGGAGTCACAGACGAAGCTCGCCGGGAATATACAGAGTGGGTGCGGAAGAATCCAAGACTTACTGGTGGTGAAAAAGCCTATTGCTACCTTGATGAGCAGGGAAGGATTTACCAAAGTGTAAGCTTGAGAGCACCAGAGCCTCGTACAGACCCTAAGTTTTTTCAACCACTAATTCATCCAATTACAGGTAAGCCGTGTCCGGTTCCTCCCAATGGGTTCTCCCGCACACCAGAAACCCTCCGGGCAATGGTCGAACGAGGAGAAATACTCTTTGGCCCGGATGAGACAACCCAGCCTCGACAAAAACGCTTCTTAACTCAGGATTCCCAGATGCAGATGCGCTCGGTTATACAGGATGCAAAGAGAGGAAAAGGAGACTTGGAACCCCTGGGGCTAGATTTCCCTTATTGCCATCCTGTCTCTCTTTATGAAGAACTGGTAGCTGCAGCAGCCCCTGAAGATAGTGACCTAATCCTCGACTACTTCGCCGGCTCCGGCACCACCGGCCACGCGGTCATCAATCTTAACCGCGAGGACGGCGGGCGGCGCAAGTTCATCCTGGTGGAGATGGCGGATTACTTTGATACCGTTCTACTGCCGCGCTTAAAGAAAGTCACCTTCTCGCCGGAATGGAAGGACGGCAAGCCCAAACGCGTGGCTACGGCAGAAGAAGCCGAGCGGGGTCCGCGTATCATCAAGGTAATACGCCTGGAATCTTACGAAGACGCCCTCAACAATCTATCCTTCGACGAAAGCGGTGGGCAGGTGGCAATGCGATTCGAGGACTACCTGCTGAAGTACATGCTTCGTTGGGAGGCACGCAAAAGCGAAACCCTGCTGAATGTGGAAAAAATTAGCAAGCCCTTTGACTACTGCTTGCACATATACCGCGATGGCGAGACTCGTGTCCAGAAAGTGGACCTTCCCGAGACCTTCAACTATCTCATCGGGCTGGACGTGGCAAAGCGGCAGTTGCTGGACAATAACGGCCGTTACTACCTGATTTATCGCGGCGCGACGCGCGAGGGCAAGCGCACCGTGGTCATCTGGCGCGAAACCGCAGGTTGGACAGAGGAAGATTACAAACGCGACCGTGACTTTGTGGCCAAGCACAAATTTACCGAGGGTGCGGACGTTATCTATGTCAACGGCGATTCGCTCATCCCCGGTGCTCAGGCGCTGGAAGGTGTGTTCAAGGCAAAAATGTTTGCAGGCGTGGAGGGATAG
- a CDS encoding ISLre2 family transposase, producing MVGGGRKNACGDKNRDLAPTDRQKGARSHEERGVDIALNPSVLDFVEDIKTLEQACLAVARHLFVALIEALDDALLAQKPKHYKCVGKRRRTLSTLIGDIVIHRRLYVHASKKRGKKKGSKARFLLNERLNIQPRRRVTHGLLRLIVSAATRLSFREVSEMLEEAGFPRISHTTIHNEVRRYGELQSQVLQQSKELLFVAGQRVENVELRKVPVLFIEADGIIVNCQGADTTKLELKLAAIHEGWEELGKRRKLKKATTVIGLFNGGDDFWETVTAQLMKTYDLTDTQIVINGDGADWIQKTAKDYFADAIVQLDRYHLIRDLRLAVGQKAANDLLAQLDRGDVTVFVDTLEAMAPRIPEKRREVYGKLLNLFKKYPEHLLDYRHRLGNEYEGIRLHGMGAAETMVDKKVANRMKKRGMLWSRIGACAMASLLMLRSNDQLFQWLDRHPENDVLNPVPRLRQQVITSGHEAPGEWLRVAMPSLGYSTKPWVIALRNLSGFSTAL from the coding sequence TTGGTAGGCGGTGGCAGGAAAAACGCGTGTGGAGATAAAAATAGAGACCTCGCACCAACAGATAGACAGAAAGGAGCGAGGTCTCATGAAGAGCGAGGCGTAGACATCGCCCTCAACCCTAGTGTACTGGATTTTGTAGAGGATATCAAGACTTTGGAGCAAGCCTGTTTGGCTGTAGCACGCCATTTGTTTGTTGCATTGATAGAGGCCCTTGATGACGCCTTATTGGCGCAAAAACCCAAACACTACAAATGCGTGGGTAAGAGGCGTAGGACGCTTTCCACACTGATAGGAGACATTGTGATACACCGTCGCCTATACGTTCATGCCTCAAAGAAGCGAGGCAAGAAGAAAGGCAGTAAAGCTCGTTTTCTGCTGAACGAGAGACTGAATATCCAACCTCGCCGGCGTGTAACCCACGGATTATTGCGACTTATAGTGTCGGCTGCTACGCGCCTAAGTTTTCGAGAAGTATCGGAGATGCTCGAGGAAGCCGGTTTCCCAAGGATTAGCCATACCACCATTCACAATGAGGTTCGCCGATATGGTGAATTACAAAGCCAAGTGCTGCAGCAATCAAAAGAGCTGTTATTTGTAGCTGGTCAGAGAGTGGAGAACGTCGAGCTAAGAAAGGTGCCCGTGCTGTTCATTGAAGCAGATGGCATTATAGTTAACTGTCAGGGCGCAGACACCACGAAACTAGAACTGAAACTGGCTGCGATTCATGAGGGCTGGGAAGAATTGGGTAAGCGGCGCAAGTTAAAGAAAGCGACAACTGTGATAGGCCTGTTTAATGGTGGAGACGATTTTTGGGAGACGGTTACAGCACAGCTGATGAAAACATACGACCTAACGGATACTCAGATTGTTATTAACGGAGATGGAGCGGACTGGATACAGAAGACAGCTAAGGATTATTTTGCTGATGCTATAGTCCAACTTGATAGGTACCATCTCATCAGGGACCTTCGTCTTGCGGTAGGTCAAAAGGCTGCTAATGATTTGTTGGCACAACTAGATAGGGGAGATGTAACCGTATTCGTAGATACTCTTGAGGCGATGGCTCCGAGGATTCCGGAAAAACGTCGAGAGGTTTACGGGAAACTACTCAATCTATTTAAGAAGTATCCAGAGCATTTGTTGGACTACCGTCACCGCCTAGGCAATGAGTATGAGGGAATAAGGCTTCACGGGATGGGTGCAGCAGAAACAATGGTTGACAAGAAGGTAGCAAACCGCATGAAGAAACGAGGCATGCTGTGGAGCCGTATTGGCGCTTGTGCAATGGCATCGCTGCTAATGCTTCGCAGCAACGATCAACTATTCCAATGGCTAGACCGTCATCCCGAGAATGATGTTCTTAATCCTGTTCCCAGGTTGCGCCAGCAAGTGATAACTAGCGGCCATGAAGCACCAGGTGAATGGCTGAGAGTAGCAATGCCTAGCTTAGGGTACTCTACGAAACCCTGGGTGATAGCTCTACGGAACCTCAGCGGCTTCAGCACAGCTTTATGA
- a CDS encoding GmrSD restriction endonuclease domain-containing protein has protein sequence MAEVLFKKVDYILKKLVEDISMGEIGLPDIQRPFVWPMTQVRDLFDSMYRGFPIGYLLFWENGCSDTHRTIGAAPKQKVARLLIVDGQQRLTSLYAVMKAVPVITKDFKSQRIKIAFHPLSEKFEVSNAAIEKDVEWIPDISILWQPDTKPHAFKRKFLEKLGKRRPLTVEEEDIIHERIDRLIKLEEYPLTALEISSSVDEDKVSEIFVRINSKGTPLNQANFILTLMSVFWDEGRKELEEFCRRSKAPSPDGSPSPFNHYLRPNPDQLLRVSVALGFRRARLEHVYSLLRGKDLETRQFSDEQRVKQFALLQEAQAYVLDLQNWHEFFKVLKRAGYPSDQLISSQMAVLYTYALWLIGKRDFKVDLYRLREVMARWFFMATLTGRYTSSPEARFEQDMALLRSANTADDFVRILDEQISAVLTKDYWEVTLPNELETAAARNTAQFAYYAALCLLEARVLYSKMKVSELLDPTTKAKKTALERHHLFPRKYLQRIGVREKRLINQVANYALVEWSDNIKISDRAPRDYVPELEKRFASDELQQMYDWHGLPSNWYELDYEDFLKERRRRIALIIKFGFERLVVGA, from the coding sequence ATGGCAGAAGTACTCTTCAAGAAGGTTGATTATATCCTTAAGAAACTGGTTGAAGATATATCTATGGGAGAAATCGGGCTTCCTGATATTCAGCGTCCCTTTGTTTGGCCGATGACCCAGGTACGCGATTTGTTTGACTCGATGTATCGCGGCTTTCCCATTGGTTATCTTCTCTTCTGGGAAAATGGTTGTTCTGATACCCACCGAACGATTGGTGCTGCTCCAAAACAAAAGGTGGCGCGTCTGCTCATCGTAGATGGCCAGCAAAGGTTGACCTCATTATACGCAGTTATGAAAGCCGTACCCGTGATTACAAAAGACTTCAAGTCCCAGCGGATAAAAATAGCTTTTCATCCGCTGAGTGAGAAATTTGAAGTCTCTAATGCAGCGATTGAGAAGGATGTAGAGTGGATTCCTGACATTAGCATTTTATGGCAACCCGATACGAAACCGCATGCTTTCAAGAGAAAATTCCTTGAGAAATTAGGAAAACGGCGCCCCTTGACCGTCGAAGAAGAAGATATAATTCATGAGAGAATTGACCGACTGATCAAACTGGAAGAATATCCACTCACCGCGCTGGAGATCTCCTCTTCCGTTGACGAAGACAAGGTTTCAGAGATCTTTGTGCGTATCAATAGTAAAGGGACACCTCTAAATCAGGCCAATTTTATTCTTACCTTGATGTCCGTATTCTGGGACGAGGGTCGCAAAGAGCTGGAAGAATTTTGTCGGCGCAGCAAAGCACCCTCCCCGGATGGCAGTCCTTCACCTTTTAATCATTATTTACGCCCAAATCCTGACCAGCTGCTGCGCGTAAGCGTGGCACTGGGGTTTCGCCGCGCTCGCTTAGAGCATGTTTATTCCCTGCTTCGAGGGAAGGACCTGGAAACGCGGCAATTCTCCGATGAACAGCGCGTAAAGCAGTTTGCCTTATTGCAAGAGGCTCAGGCATATGTTTTGGACCTTCAAAACTGGCATGAGTTTTTCAAGGTGCTGAAAAGGGCAGGATACCCCTCCGATCAACTCATCTCCTCGCAAATGGCTGTTCTTTACACTTACGCATTGTGGCTTATAGGGAAGCGGGACTTCAAAGTAGATTTGTACCGTTTGCGTGAAGTGATGGCACGCTGGTTCTTTATGGCAACGCTCACGGGGCGTTATACAAGTTCGCCCGAAGCGCGGTTTGAACAGGATATGGCCTTACTGCGCAGCGCAAACACAGCCGACGACTTTGTCCGCATTCTAGATGAGCAGATTAGCGCCGTCTTGACAAAAGACTATTGGGAAGTAACCTTGCCCAACGAATTGGAAACCGCTGCTGCCAGGAATACTGCGCAATTTGCCTACTATGCCGCGCTTTGTCTGTTGGAAGCGCGGGTCTTGTATTCGAAGATGAAGGTGTCCGAGTTGCTAGATCCTACCACGAAGGCCAAAAAGACTGCTTTGGAACGTCATCATCTCTTCCCCCGCAAATACTTGCAACGAATAGGGGTTCGAGAAAAGCGTCTCATTAACCAGGTAGCAAACTATGCTTTGGTGGAATGGAGCGACAATATCAAGATTTCCGACAGAGCTCCCAGGGACTATGTGCCGGAACTAGAAAAACGCTTCGCTTCCGATGAACTTCAACAGATGTATGATTGGCATGGATTGCCTTCAAACTGGTACGAACTTGATTACGAGGATTTCCTTAAGGAACGAAGGAGACGAATTGCTCTTATTATAAAATTCGGTTTTGAGAGGTTGGTGGTTGGCGCATGA